TTATTCCCAGATAACAGGCAGTGATTACCCAAAGAGACAGATTGAACACGGCTTGGAGGCCAAGTTTGATGGTGAAAGTAGTAATATTGTAGAGGCGATCGCCTTCCATATCTGGGATATCTTTAAAGATGGCGATCGCAAAGGTAAACACTAAAATAAATAACGTCAGCACCCACACCACAGGCGGAATTGTTTGGCTTTGTTGCAACGCCCAGCTGTAATGCAGATATAAACCTAAGTTAACAATCGTACCGCGCACCGAAAAAATACACAGCGCCGCCCAAATGGGAAACTGTTTTAAGCGAATTGGCGGTAAAGAATAAGCAGTACCAATGGCTAAACTAATTGCTACCATACCCAATAAAAACGGGCCAGTTAGCCACGCTACAACCAGCGCCAAAATTCCAGTAGAAGCAACAATTAATTTCCCAGTTTGCTGAGAAAACTCACCAGAAGCTAGGGGTAAATGAGGCTTATTGATCTTGTCAATTTCTACATCTTCTAATTGATTCAGCCCCACAATATAAACATTGCCACACAGACAACCAATCCATGCACCAAAGACAGGGAGTAGCGAATACGTAGAGACGTGATGAATAGCGTTTGTAGAGATATGATTAATCGCGTCTCTACTTATAGCAATGGCAATTAAATATAAACCAAAAACACTCAGACTTGTACCAATAATTGTGTGAGGGCGAGAGAATTTCCAGAATGCGTATAACCACTGGAAATATGATTGAACAGGTTTGCCTGGTAAAGGGCTGTTTTGAGAACTTTGGCTCATGAGTAGCTTAAATACAGTATTCTGCTTGGTTGTTAATCATTGTCACAGAATTTGGTCATTAGACTTCTTTCATGAATCAATAGACCTCTTACATAAATCAAAAATAAGAAAGAACCCCACGCCAAAGCTACGTTTTGTCTCCCCTCGCCGCAAGCGGGGAGGGGTTGGGGTGTTGAAATTGGCTACCCTTCTCCTCCGTGCCCTCTGCGGTAGGCTGCGACAACCCGAAACCTCTACGTTATTCTAAACTTATAACTTCTTGCGCCAACTTAAATCAAGAATGCGATTAATTTTATACAGTAAACCCGGCTGTCATTTATGTGAAGGCTTGCAAGAAAAGCTAGAACAAATCCAAAATCTCAGTTTCGAGTTGGAAATTAGGGATATTACGACTCGTGAAGATTGGTTTGCTGCGTATGAGTATGAAGTGCTGGTAATTTATTTATCGAACCACAGAGGCGCAGAGGACGCAGAGGGGAGTGAGAAATTATTGCCACGTCCTTCTCCTCGTGCTAGCGTGCAGCAATTGGAGCAAATGTTGCGTAAATATTTAGCCAATTAGAAAAAAATAATGCAGAATAAGCGCAAGATCAAGAATGTGACGAGGTTCACAAAATGAAATTGCGGGAATTACTAACAGCGGTAGACAGTGTTGAGCAATTGCCTAGTTATCCAATGGAGGATGTGGAAGTTAGGGGTTTAAAGACGAATTCTCATGCTTGTCGTGTGGGAGATTTGTTTATTGGGATGCCAGGAACGCGGGTTGATGGTGGGGAATTTTGGCAAAGTGCGATCGCATCGGGGGCTGTAGCTGCGATCGTTTCTCCCGAAGCTGCACAAAAAAATCCTCCCACAAATCAGGCTGTGGTCATCAGTGCAAGTAATATTACTCAAGCTTGTGCGCAGATAGCCAGTGCTTTTTACGGTTATCCAGGGCGAAAACTCAAGTTGGTAGGCGTGACTGGTACAAATGGCAAAACTACAACTACTCATCTGATTGAATTTATACTCAACAAAGCTAATCTAGCTACAGCTTTGATGGGAACTCTCTACACTCGTTGGGCAGGTTTTGAGCAAACTGCTGCCCACACTACGCCCTTTGCCGTGGAACTCCAACAGCAGCTAGCAGAGGCGGTAAAGGCTGGTAGTGAGTTCGGGGTGATGGAAGTAAGTTCTCACGCTTTGGCCCAAGGTAGAGTGTTGGGTTGTGAATTTGAGGTGGCAGTATTTAGTAATCTTACTCAAGACCATCTCGACTATCACAGCGATATGGAAGATTACTTTGCTGCCAAAGCGTTGTTGTTTAGCCCTGATTATCTTAAGGGACGGGCAATAATTAATGCTGATGATTCTTATGGGAAGCGGTTAATTTCCTCGTTAGATTCCCAACGGGTTTGGAGTTACAGCGTCAACGACAACAGCGCTGATTTATGGATGAGCGATTTAAGTTACCAGCCAAATGGTGTTAGTGGGACATTACACACACCAAAAGGTGACGTGGCTTTTCGATCGCCCCTCATCGGACAATATAATTTAGAAAATCTTTTAGCAGCCGTAGGAGCAGTTTTGCACTTAGGGCTAGATTTGCAGTTAGTGGCAAATGCAATACCTGAGTTTCCTGGAGTTCCCGGACGGATGGAACGGGTACAGATTAGTAATGAGCAAGATATTAGCGTGATTGTCGATTATGCCCACACGCCCGATAGCTTAGAAAATTTACTGAAAGCAGCACGTCCCTTTATACCTGGCAAAGTGATTTGTGTATTTGGTTGTGGAGGCGATCGCGATCGCACCAAGCGCCCAAAAATGGGTAAAATTGCTGCTGAGTTAGCTGATGTGGCAGTAGTGACATCAGATAATCCCCGGACTGAAGACCCAGAAAAGATTTTGCAAGATATTTTGGCGGGAATTGCTGATACAGTACAGCCAACAGTAATTTGCGATCGGGCGATCGCAATTCGTACCGCTATTTTACAAGCACAACCCGGTGATGGAGTATTGCTTGCTGGTAAAGGTCACGAAGACTACCAAATTCTCGGCACCGAAAAAATCCATTTTGACGACCGAGAACACGCCCGCGACGCTTTACAGCAAAGACTTAACGTACAAGCTTAATTTGGGCATTGGAAAAGGCAGAGGGGCAGAGGAGAAAAACTTCCTGCAACTTCTCCCCTGCTCCCCTGCTCCCCTGCCCCCCTGCCCCCCTGCCCCCCTGCCCCCCTGCCTCCCTGCTCCTCGTGGGTAGACTTTTTTATAGTTAATATTTCTTTCCGTGGTAATTTTGTAAAAAATGCACACATAAAGGTGAAAATCGAAGACAGAATTATTTCTTGCTTCATCCTTTTTGTGCTTGACTCATGAATGTTTCTTTGGCTAAGGATCTGTCTGTTTATCAACTGGTTATGGGAGTGCAAGCGCCTCCTAAACCATTGTCCCTCAGTCCTGCTACTCTGCTATCACTGGTGAGAGCGCAAATTGACTTACTCATTGAGCAGCAAATTGCAGCCACTCTATGGGTGAAGCTACCACCAGATAAAATTTGGCAATCAGAATTAGCGCGTTATCAATCCTCGGTAGGTGCGTCTAGTCTCATTTATACTTGCCAGATTGAGGAGAGTAGGAAAGGGGAAGCAGGGGGAGATGAGGGAGCAGAGGGAGACAAGGGAGAGGAAAAAGTAAATACCTCCTTGTCCCCCTTGTCCCCCTCATCCTCCTTGTCCCCCTATCACATTCCTGTTCACCTACCACCAGATAGCCAAATGCGACGGGAAAACTTTCTAATGGTGTTATCGCCACAGTTTTGCAGTTTAATTTTGGCTCATCGACCACTTAAAAAACGCAAAAATCAGACATCGGGGAAGGTAAATACTAATAAAAACCAGCCATTGCTGATTATAACTACTGTTGAGGGGAGAGTAATTCAGCAAGTATTAAATAGTATCCAACAAGCGATCGCACCAGAATCATCCTCAATTTTACCTGCTAGTTTTATTTGTCCAACCGTGCCCCAAGCGGCACTTATGAATCAACTGTTGGCAAAACAACTCCTTCGACAAGATGAAATTAATCGTCAAATCATCACAGTACGCACTAATAAGTTGGAGCAGCAAAATCAAGAACTGCATAACAAAGAGCAACTTAAAGATGAATACCTGAAAAATGTCTGTCAGGAACTGCGTATACCCTTGACGCACATGAAAACAGCACTGTCGTTATTAAATTCCCCTAATCTTAAACCCCCACAACGACAACGTTATTTACAGATGTTAAATACTCAGTGCGATCAGCAAAACTCCCTGATTAATGGTTTCTTGGAACTGGTGCAGCTAGAACAAAATTTGGAGGGGACGACTTTGGAGTTGGTGCGTCTCTCAGATATAGTACCTGGAGTAGTCAGTACCTACCAACCTGTAGCCCAAGAAAAAGGAATTATGCTAGCCTACACCGTACCGACTGAACTCCCATCTGTTTGGTGCGTGAGTGGTAAGCTGAGGCAAATTGTGATTAATCTGCTGCACAACAGCCTTAAGTTTACCCCTAATGGAGGTCAAGTATGGGTGCGTGCCCGTAGTCAAGGCGATTATGTCCAATTAGAATTCCGCGACACAGGTATCGGTATTGCCGAAAACGAAATTCCCAAAATCTTCGATCGCTTTTATCGCGTGCGTACAACAGCAACCGAAGATTATGGTGGTGCTGGGTTAGGGTTAACGATAGTACAGCAATTGCTGTTGCGCTGTGGTGGATCTATTTCTGTAAAAAGTAAATTATCTGAAGGTTCTACCTTTACAGTGCAACTGGCAACTGCTGGTAATATGCCAAGAGCGATCGCTACAGAAAATGAGTTATGAGTTATGAGTTATAAGTGATGAGTTAAAAATTCATAACTCATCACTCATAACTTATAACTCCTACAGTTATCTTGCCTAACCTGCTGCAAACTCAGTAAACTTCCGCTTATAAGGAGCATGAAAACCCAAAACAATATCTTGTTTTGGCACTCCAGCAGTTACAATTATTCATAACACCAAAAATTGGTTTAAACGGTGACTCTTGTACCGTCAAATTTGGTGAAGGTGAAGCCATTGAATATTTCTTTATAACCCAGTCTCTCATCCCTGAGCAGACTAATAGCAACCTCTTCTCCTAAAGCCAAAGCAGCGGAACCATCGGAACGCCAATGGATACCGCCGTGACCGCGACCAATCGCATAATTAGTTGCCAGTTTATTCAACTCTCCACCCACAGTTAATGGTGATCCACTGTAAGCAATTACTTTTGTCGGGTCTTTGGGATCGGGCACTACTGGCGAGGGAATAACAAAGTTTTCATCAAAAAATGCTTTTAACAGTGTGACATTGACGCCAGCAGTAGCAGCCGCACCACCTGTATAAGATGAATGGATTGGCGCTGCTTCTGGATATGCTTGGGGCAATAGATAGGTGCCGAAGGTGCTAAAGGTCTGAGCCAAAGCTTGGGAATTAAAGACCTCAGAATTAATTGGATACTGAGCTTTATTAACAATGTTGTTGTAGACTAGCCCTCCATAGGCTTCTGGGCGGAGAATGCGGTGGACATAATACTTCTGCCAGTACGAGGCTCTAATCGCACGCGAGGTACCCAAGTTAAGCAAGGCTTGTAAATGTCCCACTGCAAAGGTTGCAGCTGAACCACTTTGAGTTCTCGATCTGACGTAGGGATTGCCTGGATTCAAAGGAGTACCGATGCTACCAAGAATCAACGAGGCTCCCACATATGTAGGGCCGCCAATATGGGCATACTCACCTAAATCCCGAACCGTGACTATGTAACGGTTTTTGGGGTCGTATTTAATAGATTTCCCGGAACTACCTCCATTCTGAACAGTCAACCATTCCTGGAAATTGAGTAGAAAGTCATTACCAGGAAGAGCAGTACGAATCAATGGCGAAACAGACTGAGTTCCCCAAGGAATAGTTAGCAACAAAAATTGTGAGAGATAGGGCCCATCTAGCACCCCTGGTGGAGTAACATATTTTGTACTTGAACCGGAACCGACGTAGTTGACACTACCACGAAATAAAGTTTGAGGGGTGACACGACCATTTTGTTTTGGTCCTCGAAACGCCGAAAGCTTGTTGAGGTCTTCAACGGCTGCCAAGACTTTTGGGTTATCAGTATTGTTTTGGAGCTTAGAAAGAGGTACATCTCGGAGTAAAGCTTGCCAGTAAAGTTCAACTGCTTCAGCAGCGCGCGATGCACCAGCTAGAGATGGTGGTGACGGTACAGCTATTTGTGCTGCATTGATCCCTTCTAGGCTAATTGCTAGGGCCCCTTGAGGATTGACCAGCTTTCTAGTGCCACCCAAGATGATATTTTCATAATCATTCGGGTTTTGTGTTGTCAATGCTCTGGTCAAAGAGTTGTAAGCTTCCAGCTTGACTTCGCCTAGCTCGTTATGCGGTAGTCCTCTACTGTCAGAGCCGATTTTGTTGGGATAACGCTCCTCATCGCCGTTGGCCGGATGAGCCGGAATCGGAATATTTCGTTCAAGTGCCGCTGCTTGAAGACGTACTCGATAGGCTTTATCAACAAACCTCCTGTAGTCGAAGGGTCGATTATTATACCGCCTGTTGACGGCTTGGGCTTGTACAACGTCTCCAACATCTCCTCCGTTCTTTGAGGAGAAAGGTGAACCTAAAACTCCTGCAACAACGCTAGCGGCACTAAATAAACCAGCGCGACCAAGAAATGAGCGTCTGCTGGCATGACTACCAAAAAAACGTTTGCTAGCTACACGGGGTTGTTTCAGTTTATCTATTTCGCTATTAGCCTGAGTATCTTGCTCGGAACCTTGATGAGAATTTGGATCTACTTGCATGAGATGTTCTCCACTGGAAAAAAATAATGCAAAAATTTAGTCATGAGTCAATACATGAGCATCTGAAAGCTAGAACAACTAGCCACACATGAAATACCCACCTCCTAAGAAATAAGGCAGAAGGGAAGAGGATTTGACTTGTTTCTTCCATCCATAACGGAAGCGAACGCGTTCGTAAACAGCTTCTGAGAAACAGAGTAATCTCACCGGATTTGAAATGAAATCTAGGGTTACTCTACTGGAAGGTAACTTGCATAGGAGTAATTCTCCTAAAAATCATGTCGGCATTCAGTGCTGGTATGATGCTTTCATCAGATGGCTGTTATGCTTCTGTAGTTGTAATCAGTCTGATAGGATGTTGCCGGATTAAAGCACAGCTAAAACCACCGCTTACTTCCAGTCCAACTATTAACTACTGCAATTCTATCGATTTACCGTATTTAAAATGTTAAATCAGACTCTCTCACAATCGGTGATGAAAATCAAGAGGTTTTTACAATAAATTTAGTAAGAGCGTTAAAGCCCGATAGTCACAGGGGCATAGCATCGTATTCCGTGCTTTTGACTGTGGATGAAACGCGATGTGGTGTTTTTGATCAAGTATCAAAGACAGAATGGCACGCTTGTAAACCGTAAATCCCTGGTATTCCTGGATGAAAGGGTGTGGAGTTGCAGGTTCGGGTGTGGGAAATTGAAAAGATGTTGTACTATGCGATATACTCGCATTCAGTTGTCTTAAACACTACACCCAACACCTTGCCCTGGCGAAACCTCACCAGTTGATGTGCAACTTAAATGCGTAACAGCTTACCACTCTGCTGAAGCCACAAAGCTGCTTTTAGTAGCACATCTGAAACGATCGCTGTATCTTGTATACTTGCTTGACGAATTGAGATGTCCATTTATTTATGAATAAATATTAAATAAAAATAGATTAAACAAAATTTTTTCTAGGTTATTTACCAATACAGAACTTACTAAAAATCCTCTCCAAAACTGATTCTGTTACTTCTTCTCCAGTAATTTCTCCTAAAGCTTGAATCGCACCCCGTAAGTCAATTGTCCAAAAATCAAGAGGTAACTGCTGGGCAATTGTTGCTTGCACCTGTTCCAAAGAAATTTTAGCCTGAGTTAAGGCTGCTCCCTGTCTTTGATTAATGGCTAAATCCATATCAGCAGCTTGCACTTTTCCAGATTGAACTATTTCTAAAATTGCTGTTTCTAAAGCATCAATACCTTGATTCTGGGCTGCGGCTGTGACAATTTTGGATTTTGGACTTCGGCTTACCTCGGCTCCGCTCGGCACAAGTCGCTCAGTCGAACGATTTTGGATTTTGGATTGCAGAGTTGTTCTTTTGCTTTCTTCTAC
This portion of the Nostoc sp. GT001 genome encodes:
- a CDS encoding UDP-N-acetylmuramoyl-L-alanyl-D-glutamate--2,6-diaminopimelate ligase — translated: MKLRELLTAVDSVEQLPSYPMEDVEVRGLKTNSHACRVGDLFIGMPGTRVDGGEFWQSAIASGAVAAIVSPEAAQKNPPTNQAVVISASNITQACAQIASAFYGYPGRKLKLVGVTGTNGKTTTTHLIEFILNKANLATALMGTLYTRWAGFEQTAAHTTPFAVELQQQLAEAVKAGSEFGVMEVSSHALAQGRVLGCEFEVAVFSNLTQDHLDYHSDMEDYFAAKALLFSPDYLKGRAIINADDSYGKRLISSLDSQRVWSYSVNDNSADLWMSDLSYQPNGVSGTLHTPKGDVAFRSPLIGQYNLENLLAAVGAVLHLGLDLQLVANAIPEFPGVPGRMERVQISNEQDISVIVDYAHTPDSLENLLKAARPFIPGKVICVFGCGGDRDRTKRPKMGKIAAELADVAVVTSDNPRTEDPEKILQDILAGIADTVQPTVICDRAIAIRTAILQAQPGDGVLLAGKGHEDYQILGTEKIHFDDREHARDALQQRLNVQA
- a CDS encoding glutaredoxin family protein, giving the protein MRLILYSKPGCHLCEGLQEKLEQIQNLSFELEIRDITTREDWFAAYEYEVLVIYLSNHRGAEDAEGSEKLLPRPSPRASVQQLEQMLRKYLAN
- a CDS encoding homogentisate phytyltransferase produces the protein MSQSSQNSPLPGKPVQSYFQWLYAFWKFSRPHTIIGTSLSVFGLYLIAIAISRDAINHISTNAIHHVSTYSLLPVFGAWIGCLCGNVYIVGLNQLEDVEIDKINKPHLPLASGEFSQQTGKLIVASTGILALVVAWLTGPFLLGMVAISLAIGTAYSLPPIRLKQFPIWAALCIFSVRGTIVNLGLYLHYSWALQQSQTIPPVVWVLTLFILVFTFAIAIFKDIPDMEGDRLYNITTFTIKLGLQAVFNLSLWVITACYLGIILVGVLNVASVNAIFLVVTHLGLLAWLWLRSLTVDLQEKSAIAQFYQFIWKLFFMEYLIFPIACLLA
- a CDS encoding vanadium-dependent haloperoxidase, encoding MQVDPNSHQGSEQDTQANSEIDKLKQPRVASKRFFGSHASRRSFLGRAGLFSAASVVAGVLGSPFSSKNGGDVGDVVQAQAVNRRYNNRPFDYRRFVDKAYRVRLQAAALERNIPIPAHPANGDEERYPNKIGSDSRGLPHNELGEVKLEAYNSLTRALTTQNPNDYENIILGGTRKLVNPQGALAISLEGINAAQIAVPSPPSLAGASRAAEAVELYWQALLRDVPLSKLQNNTDNPKVLAAVEDLNKLSAFRGPKQNGRVTPQTLFRGSVNYVGSGSSTKYVTPPGVLDGPYLSQFLLLTIPWGTQSVSPLIRTALPGNDFLLNFQEWLTVQNGGSSGKSIKYDPKNRYIVTVRDLGEYAHIGGPTYVGASLILGSIGTPLNPGNPYVRSRTQSGSAATFAVGHLQALLNLGTSRAIRASYWQKYYVHRILRPEAYGGLVYNNIVNKAQYPINSEVFNSQALAQTFSTFGTYLLPQAYPEAAPIHSSYTGGAAATAGVNVTLLKAFFDENFVIPSPVVPDPKDPTKVIAYSGSPLTVGGELNKLATNYAIGRGHGGIHWRSDGSAALALGEEVAISLLRDERLGYKEIFNGFTFTKFDGTRVTV
- a CDS encoding element excision factor XisI family protein; translation: MPKQDIVLGFHAPYKRKFTEFAAG
- a CDS encoding DICT sensory domain-containing protein — encoded protein: MNVSLAKDLSVYQLVMGVQAPPKPLSLSPATLLSLVRAQIDLLIEQQIAATLWVKLPPDKIWQSELARYQSSVGASSLIYTCQIEESRKGEAGGDEGAEGDKGEEKVNTSLSPLSPSSSLSPYHIPVHLPPDSQMRRENFLMVLSPQFCSLILAHRPLKKRKNQTSGKVNTNKNQPLLIITTVEGRVIQQVLNSIQQAIAPESSSILPASFICPTVPQAALMNQLLAKQLLRQDEINRQIITVRTNKLEQQNQELHNKEQLKDEYLKNVCQELRIPLTHMKTALSLLNSPNLKPPQRQRYLQMLNTQCDQQNSLINGFLELVQLEQNLEGTTLELVRLSDIVPGVVSTYQPVAQEKGIMLAYTVPTELPSVWCVSGKLRQIVINLLHNSLKFTPNGGQVWVRARSQGDYVQLEFRDTGIGIAENEIPKIFDRFYRVRTTATEDYGGAGLGLTIVQQLLLRCGGSISVKSKLSEGSTFTVQLATAGNMPRAIATENEL